A genomic stretch from Gallus gallus isolate bGalGal1 chromosome 13, bGalGal1.mat.broiler.GRCg7b, whole genome shotgun sequence includes:
- the LOC416169 gene encoding rho GTPase-activating protein 7-like isoform X1, with product MSPVMVELRVVRMAAVFELEAREACAWLRAAGFPQYAQLFEDMQFPIDVRTVRKDHEFLDGDAMESLFRRLNTLNKCALMEVEINHQRKQSDDSDDEPCAISHKWVYERCSQKWFRLESLEGSTEGASVSLPGSPDLKSTGNEDRVLLDRGDKHDVSSIHSTSSGDSDAVSSPKSFEDMETSLSSSSRVASLEPAFSCSPPPSKCLSTTSEKKLWDKSPYKKRKSLLKKMEKLHLRSSSLRSGQSKAKPIISEPFLLEGLNEEKMKMLNCVNIADLPGIQTKNSSSCSPPSCNSNSKFDNSRTVSTARPLKKPESCCERQGRCAEHLESGKLLMWSDASQGNLNNEVRLQMNQMFQVPQGHKPGTFPKALVNSPASPGDSPVSWRTGCRRSQSRSRSKDSKAPSSPISGTDNRLSVYDNMPNVELDQLEAAEVGDDDVFSELNNVIEDVKGLRRLVDQWTEKLSDDGFLDFASDLTALCPSSPKEICLDTEHSEVKKAAVLSSEGEQSCEPGKELSATELAFVTDPTKTNRHRKQHGSVEDSRNVEGFSMQADSPSAAQLARAQKLALLKLTAVMDRYSPSSKQGWNWTIPKLKKIKASDYKDKNVFGVPLLLNVQRTNHPLPIGILQALDYLRSHFLDQVGLFRKSGVRSRILSLREMNESSPNSVCYEGQSAFDVADMVKQYFRDLPEPIFTSRLCESFLHIYQYVPKDQQLQAVQAAILLLPKENREALKILLFFLQDVVACVEENQMTPTNIAVCLAPSLFHLNTLRRDSSSSSIRSSQRKCSLGKPDQRELSENLAATQGLAHMITECNRLFQTDLPA from the exons AACTTGAAGCCAGAGAAGCCTGTGCCTGGCTGCGGGCCGCCGGCTTTCCTCAGTATGCCCAGCTGTTTGAAG acATGCAGTTTCCTATTGACGTAAGGACTGTGAGAAAGGACCATGAATTTTTAGATGGAGATGCGATGGAATCGCTGTTCAG GCGGCTGAACACGTTGAATAAGTGTGCATTGATGGAAGTGGAAATAAACCATCAGAGGAAACAG aGCGATGACTCTGATGATGAACCTTGTGCAATAAGTCATAAATGGGTGTATGAGCGGTGCAGCCAGAAGTGGTTTCGCCTTGAGAGCCTAGAAGGTTCCACAGAAGGTGCCAGTGTATCCCTCCCAGGCAGCCCAGATCTGAAGAGCACTGGCAATGAAGACAGAGTCCTTTTGGACCGTGGTGACAAACACGATGTGTCCTCCATTCACAGCACTAGCAGCGGTGACAGTGATGCTGTTAGCTCCCCAAAGTCTTTTGAAGACATGGAAACCAGCCTGAGTTCCTCCAGTAGAGTTGCTTCACTGGAACCTGCCTTTAGTTGTTCACCTCCCCCCAGCAAATGTTTAAGTACCACCAGTGAGAAGAAGCTTTGGGATAAGTCACCGTACAAAAAGAGGAAGAGCCTTctaaagaaaatggagaagttGCACTTAAGGAGCAGCAGCTTAAGGAGCGGTCAGTCAAAGGCCAAACCCATCATAAGTGAACCTTTCCTTCTGGAAGGACTTAATGAGGAGAAGATGAAGATGCTTAACTGCGTAAATATCGCCGACCTCCCTGGCATCCAAACAAAGAACAGTTCTTCCTGTTCTCCTCCTAGCTGCAATAGCAACAGTAAGTTTGACAACAGCAGAACGGTGAGCACTGCCCGTCCTCTTAAAAAACcagaaagctgctgtgaaaGACAGGGGAGGTGTGCGGAGCACTTGGAGTCTGGCAAGCTGCTGATGTGGAGCGATGCGTCTCAGGGAAACCTAAACAATGAAGTACGGTTACAAATGAACCAGATGTTTCAAGTACCACAGGGCCACAAACCTGGCACTTTCCCCAAAGCCCTGGTGAACAGCCCTGCGTCTCCAGGAGACTCTCCTGTCAGCTGGAGGACTGGCTGCAGAAGGAGCCAGAGCAGAAGCAGGTCCAAGGACTCCAAAGCgcccagcagccccatctcAGGCACTGATAACAGGCTGAGTGTGTATGACAACATGCCTAACGTTGAACTTGAccagctggaggcagcagaagTTGGAGATGACGATGTTTTTTCGGAACTGAACAATGTCATAGAAGACGTCAAGGGTCTCAGGAGGCTGGTTGATCAGTGGACTGAGAAGCTCTCAGACGATGGGTTTTTGGACTTTGCCAGTGACTTAACGGCTCTGTGTCCGTCCTCACCTAAAGAAATCTGCCTTGACACAGAGCACTCGGAAGtaaagaaagcagctgtgctgtcctctgagggagagcagagctgtgagccgGGCAAGGAGCTCAGTGCTACAGAGCTGGCGTTCGTAACAGACCCTACAAAGACCAACAG GCACAGGAAGCAGCACGGGTCTGTGGAAGACAGCAGGAACGTGGAGGGCTTTTCCATGCAGGCGGACAGTCCGTCAGCTGCCCAGCTGGCCCGGGCACAAAAGCTGGCATTGCTGAAACTCACTGCTGTCATGGACAGATACTCCCCTTCCAGTAAGCAGGGCTGGAACTG gacTATaccaaagttaaaaaaaataaaagcctctgACTACAAGGACAAAAATGTCTTTGGGGTCCCCTTGCTGCTGAACGTTCAGCGAACAAACCACCCGCTGCCTATCGGCATCCTGCAGGCGCTGGACTATTTAAGAAGCCACTTTCTCGACCAG GTTGGCCTGTTCCGCAAATCTGGTGTTAGATCCAGGATCCTGTCCTTAAGGGAAATGAATGAAAGCAGCCCGAACAGTGTGTGCTACGAAGGGCAGTCAGCCTTTGATGTGGCAGATATGGTGAAGCAGTATTTCCGAGACCTGCCTGAGCCCATATTTACCAGCAGGCTCTGTGAGTCCTTCCTCCACATCTACCAAT ATGTACCAAAggaccagcagctgcaggctgtccAGGCTGCCATTCTCCTTCTGCCAAAGGAGAACCGAGAAGCTTTGAAAATTCTCCTGTTCTTCCTACAAGATGTGGTTGCATGTGTTGAGGAAAACCAAATGACCCCAACCAACATTGCTGTCTGTCTGGCCCCATCGCTGTTCCACCTCAACACCCTCAGACGGGACAGTTCCTCCTCTTCCATTCG ATCGAGCCAGAGGAAGTGCAGCCTGGGGAAACCAGACCAGAGGGAGCTGAGTGAGAACCTGGCAGCCACGCAGGGCTTGGCCCACATGATAACGGAGTGCAACAGGCTCTTCCAG ACTGACTTGCCAGCTTGA
- the RARS gene encoding arginine--tRNA ligase, cytoplasmic: protein MEARVAEAAARLARQENEIKSLTAEIEHLKNFGCLGISPSLEGLRDENAKLKYRLNFLQKSLQEEQSKTVKSMININSRLQEIFGAAIQAAYPELENPPLVVTPSQQPKFGDYQCNSAMGITQILLKTKEQKVSPREIAEKITKHIPANECIEKVEIAGPGFINVHLRKDFVSKQLSSLLVNGVQPPAIGKRKKVILDFSSPNIAKEMHVGHLRSTIIGESMCRLFEFAGYDVLRLNHLGDWGTQFGMLIAHLQDRFPDYLTVSPPIGDLQAFYKESKRRFDTEEEFKKRAYQCVVLLQSKDPDFIKAWELICDVSRKEFQKIYNCLDVTLTERGESFYQDMMKDIVKEFEDKGFVQVDDGRKIVFVPGFSVPLTIMKSDGGYTYDTSDLAALRHRLLEEKGDILIYVVDSGQSVHLQTVFAAGQMIGWYDPKVTRITHAAFGVVLGEDKKKFKTRSGDTVRLMDLLEEGLKRAMDKLKDKERDKVLTPEELKAAQMSVAFGCIKYADLSHNRLNDYVFSFDKMLDDRGNTAAYLLYAFTRIRAIARLANIDEEMLRKAAREEVIVLDHEKEWKLGKCILRFPEILQKILDDLLLHTLCDYLYELATTFTEFYDNCYCVEKDRQSGQIVKVNTWRLLLCEATATIMAKGFDILGIKPVERM, encoded by the exons ATGGAGGCACGCGTGGCGGAGGCGGCGGCCCGGCTGGCGCGGCAG GAAAACGAGATTAAGTCACTAACTGCAGAAATTGAGCATCTGAAGAACTTTGGGTGCCTGGGAATCTCCCCAAGTTTGGAAGGGTTGCGAGACGAAAACGCTAAACTGAAGTATCGGTTGAATTTCCTTCAGAAG agcCTTCAAGAGGAACAAAGTAAAACAGTGAAAAGCATGATTAATATCAACAGCCGTCTTCAGGAGATCTTTGGAGCTGCCATTCAGGCTGCCTACCCGGAGTTAGAAAACCCTCCACTAGTGGTGACACCGAGCCAGCAGCCCAAATTTGGGGATTATCAGTGCAACAGCGCCATGGGCATAACACAG ATACTGCTCAAAACCAAGGAACAGAAGGTTAGTCCAAGGGAGATCGCTGAGAAAATAACCAAACATATTCCTGCAAACGAATGCATTGAGAAGGTTGAAATTGCTGGTCCTG GTTTTATCAACGTCCATCTGCGGAAGGATTTTGTATCAAAGCAGCTGAGCAGTTTATTAGTGAATGGAGTTCAACCACCGGCTAttggcaaaaggaaaaag GTGATACTGGATTTCTCCTCCCCCAACATTGCAAAGGAGATGCATGTTGGTCACCTGCGGTCCACCATCATTGGAGAAAGTATGTGCCGCCTCTTCGAGTTTGCAGGTTATGATGTGTTGAG GTTAAACCATTTAGGAGACTGGGGCACCCAGTTTGGAATGCTCATTGCTCACCTGCAAGACAGATTTCCAGATTACTTAACGGTTTCTCCTCCCATTGGGGATCTCCAAGCTTTTTACAAG GAATCCAAGAGGAGATTTGACACTGAGGAGGAATTTAAGAAGCGAGCCTACCAAtgtgtggtgctgctgcagagcaaagaCCCCGACTTCATTAAGGCATGGGAGCTGATCTGCGATGTGTCGCGGAAAG AGTTCCAGAAAATCTACAACTGCCTGGACGTCACACTGACAGAGAGAGGGGAGTCATTCTACCAAGATATGATGAAAGATATCGTGAAAGAATTTGAAGATAAAG GCTTTGTCCAGGTGGATGATGGCCGGAAGATTGTCTTTGTCCCGGGTTTCTCTGTCCCACTGACAATCATGAAGTCAGATGGAGGTTACACATATGACACATCTGACTTGGCTGCACTTAGACACAGGCTGCTTGAAGAGAAGGGTGATATCCTTATCTATGTTGTCGACAGTGGCCAG TCGGTGCATTTGCAAACAGTGTTTGCAGCTGGACAGATGATCGGCTGGTATGACCCCAAAGTAACCAGAATCACCCACGCTGCATTTGGAGTGGTGCTGGGAGAAGACAA gaagaagTTCAAAACTCGATCAGGGGACACAGTGCGTCTCATGGATCTTCTGGAAGAAGGGCTGAAACGGGCCATGGACAAGCTGAAAGACAAGGAACGGGACAAG GTCCTCACGCCAGAAGAGCTGAAAGCGGCCCAGATGTCAGTTGCTTTTGGATGCATTAAATATGCAGACCTCTCCCACAACAGACTAAATGACTACGTATTCTCCTTTGACAAGATGCTGGATGACCGAGGAAATACAGCTGCGTATTTGCTGTATGCCTTCACACGGATCAG GGCTATTGCTCGTCTGGCCAATATTGATGAGGAGATGCTGCGGAAGGCAGCGAGggaggaggtgattgtccttgACCATGAGAAGGAGTGGAAACTGGGCAAGTGTATCCTGAGGTTCCCTGAGATTCTGCAGAAGATCCTGGATGATCTGTTACTGCACACACTCTGTGACTACCTTTATGAGCTGGCCACCACCTTCACTGAGTTCTATGACAATTGCTATTGTGTGGAGAAGGACAGGCAGAGTG gCCAGATCGTGAAGGTGAACACATGGAGACTGCTGCTGTGCGAGGCCACTGCCACCATCATGGCCAAGGGTTTTGACATCCTGGGAATTAAGCCTGTGGAGAGGATGTAA